From a single Lactococcus allomyrinae genomic region:
- the mvaD gene encoding diphosphomevalonate decarboxylase, which translates to MKNIVTARAHTNIALIKYWGKSNIDLNLPTTSSLSMTLDSFYTTTSVEFTDKATDSLILNSVSADSTRISKFLDMMRTQYDDFPKISVISKNHVPTAAGLASSASSFAALTAAMFEILELEKNKQEMSRIARRGSGSASRSIFGNFAVWNKGWDDVSSYAESFYNQDIGLSMIVAEISANQKKMSSTKGMQLAQTAPTYNSWVKKSALQLEEMKSAISQKDIEKIGLIAQDNALGMHEQNRLCQIPFDYFTNQTRRIIDFTNYCYNSGLLAFVTIDAGPNVKIITDRATEQKLLTRFRAEFPEMTFDVAHAGGGYEYL; encoded by the coding sequence ATGAAAAATATTGTCACTGCTAGAGCGCATACGAATATTGCGCTAATTAAATATTGGGGAAAGTCAAATATTGACCTCAATCTTCCAACAACGAGTTCTTTGTCAATGACGTTAGATTCTTTTTATACAACGACTTCAGTGGAGTTCACGGATAAAGCTACTGACAGCTTGATTTTAAATTCTGTCAGTGCTGACAGTACTCGTATCAGTAAGTTTTTGGATATGATGCGCACTCAATACGATGATTTTCCAAAAATTTCAGTGATTTCTAAAAATCATGTACCAACTGCTGCAGGTTTGGCTTCAAGTGCTTCAAGTTTTGCTGCCTTGACCGCAGCGATGTTCGAAATTTTGGAGCTGGAAAAAAACAAACAAGAGATGTCCAGAATTGCTAGACGAGGGTCTGGGTCAGCTTCACGTTCTATTTTTGGAAACTTCGCAGTGTGGAATAAAGGCTGGGATGATGTGTCGTCCTATGCTGAGTCTTTCTACAATCAAGATATCGGTTTATCTATGATTGTTGCTGAGATTTCGGCTAATCAGAAGAAAATGTCTTCAACAAAAGGAATGCAACTTGCTCAAACAGCTCCTACTTACAACTCATGGGTAAAAAAATCAGCGCTTCAACTTGAAGAGATGAAATCAGCAATTAGTCAAAAGGATATTGAAAAAATTGGTCTAATCGCCCAAGACAATGCGTTAGGGATGCATGAACAAAATCGCTTATGTCAAATACCATTTGATTATTTTACCAATCAAACAAGACGAATTATTGATTTTACTAATTACTGTTACAATAGCGGCTTGCTCGCATTTGTCACTATTGATGCAGGACCAAATGTAAAAATTATAACAGATAGAGCAACTGAGCAGAAACTCT